From one Methanobacterium alcaliphilum genomic stretch:
- the comB gene encoding 2-phosphosulfolactate phosphatase → MKVSLSLEKSYSNDVSIMVDVLRASTTITIALNHFEQVIPVLNKDDAVQIAKDNEAVIAGERRGTTLEGFDAGNSPIEIQNFQGKTLVLTTSNGTRIMDNMNSKILVGCFTNAQAVAQAAGKLAMNHIEIVMAGVEGRFAIEDFLGAGKIISYLKDEDLDEYAQAALMACENNSKIKNTVLNSRSGRRLMEIGFKDDVDFCLKTNISKNVPFFDKKRLINYNYKKHALF, encoded by the coding sequence ATGAAAGTTAGCCTGAGTTTAGAAAAATCATATTCCAATGACGTTTCCATAATGGTGGATGTTTTAAGAGCCAGCACCACCATCACCATAGCCCTTAATCATTTTGAGCAGGTGATTCCTGTATTAAATAAAGATGACGCAGTTCAAATAGCTAAAGATAATGAGGCCGTGATTGCAGGTGAACGAAGAGGTACTACTTTAGAAGGATTTGATGCTGGAAATTCCCCTATTGAAATCCAAAACTTTCAGGGAAAAACACTGGTGCTTACCACCAGTAATGGGACAAGGATAATGGACAATATGAACTCAAAAATACTGGTTGGGTGTTTCACCAATGCCCAGGCAGTAGCTCAAGCTGCTGGAAAACTTGCAATGAATCATATTGAAATAGTCATGGCTGGTGTTGAGGGCAGATTTGCTATAGAAGACTTTTTAGGTGCTGGAAAAATAATATCCTATTTAAAAGATGAAGATCTGGATGAATATGCGCAAGCGGCATTAATGGCCTGTGAAAATAATTCAAAGATAAAAAATACGGTTTTAAATTCTCGTTCAGGGCGAAGATTAATGGAAATTGGGTTTAAAGATGATGTGGATTTCTGTTTAAAAACAAATATTTCTAAAAATGTTCCTTTTTTTGATAAAAAAAGATTGATAAACTATAATTATAAAAAACACGCATTATTTTAA
- a CDS encoding methanogenesis marker 7 protein yields the protein MYETLTYAGGVHKHEEITELIEDLGGFLLQENMLQMDLVLTLAVPIEDVDKVKEKAKELKGTIKVAPMAGTEIAIVSPTLARHHLPHSACDISEYLRRFGAKDNMIGLARGAGKGISRISEDEKRLLEEHDVVVFALGSFQQCIKDKVHLFQDLDVPVIVTGAPDMDVKDLPGADAYVGGLGRIPRRLKRGDDIRALRRLVKTVEQVLDERRRDMSQDPPIVPSIMVKTEIENQVPALEEVYSPTPVTSQLDGLRVKLNYDQYKDKISQVKIYKYTLGDISEISKSKMYDYILVKLLPESSII from the coding sequence ATGTATGAGACCTTAACTTATGCTGGTGGAGTTCACAAGCATGAAGAAATAACCGAACTGATAGAGGATCTGGGGGGCTTTTTACTCCAGGAAAATATGCTGCAAATGGATCTTGTTTTAACTTTAGCAGTTCCTATTGAAGATGTGGATAAGGTTAAAGAAAAAGCTAAAGAACTTAAAGGCACAATTAAAGTAGCTCCTATGGCTGGAACTGAAATAGCAATTGTTTCACCAACATTAGCCCGTCACCATTTACCTCATTCTGCTTGCGATATATCGGAATACCTTCGCCGATTCGGTGCCAAGGATAATATGATTGGATTGGCACGTGGGGCGGGCAAAGGAATTTCACGCATATCTGAAGATGAAAAAAGACTACTGGAAGAACATGATGTGGTGGTATTTGCTTTAGGCAGTTTCCAGCAGTGTATTAAAGATAAAGTACATCTCTTTCAGGACTTGGATGTACCGGTTATAGTCACTGGAGCACCAGATATGGATGTTAAAGATTTACCTGGAGCAGATGCCTATGTGGGGGGTCTAGGTAGGATACCTCGTCGATTGAAAAGGGGAGATGATATAAGGGCTCTTCGAAGATTAGTTAAAACAGTAGAACAAGTCCTTGATGAGCGAAGACGAGATATGTCTCAGGATCCTCCTATTGTTCCATCTATTATGGTAAAAACTGAAATAGAAAACCAAGTCCCTGCCCTTGAAGAAGTGTATTCTCCTACCCCCGTAACCAGTCAATTAGATGGATTAAGGGTTAAATTAAATTATGATCAATATAAGGATAAAATTAGCCAGGTAAAAATATATAAATATACTTTAGGGGATATTTCAGAAATAAGCAAGTCTAAAATGTACGATTATATCTTGGTGAAACTTTTACCAGAAAGCTCAATTATTTAA
- a CDS encoding metallophosphoesterase: MIEQRSSNVFTQALYLLSTTWMGISLYILWALIIVFVMRLFINIPLKEAGIMVLVAVSILSVYSVFNAYHIHEKSVQIPLANLKTHLKLVQLSDVHIGSIRNSGFIKRIVGRIKDINPDAVLITGDMADGSAPITEHTFLPLKELEMPIFFVSGNHDTYAGLENVSNALQSAGVHILDNDFVEFRGVQLVGICYCMQRNMLGPLLKQINFDKKKPSILMHHLPSEWDKAREEGINLQLSGHTHNGQFYPFNLLVKIMFPYLGGLYKKDDDYIYVSSGTGTWGPPMRLGSHNEITIINLVRDES; this comes from the coding sequence GTGATTGAGCAGAGATCGTCCAATGTATTTACCCAAGCACTATATCTTTTATCCACAACCTGGATGGGCATATCACTTTACATTTTATGGGCGTTAATTATTGTATTTGTGATGAGGCTGTTTATTAATATCCCTCTAAAAGAAGCAGGAATTATGGTTTTGGTTGCAGTTTCTATTTTAAGCGTTTACTCGGTGTTTAATGCTTATCATATCCACGAAAAATCAGTTCAAATACCACTTGCAAATTTAAAGACTCATTTAAAATTAGTTCAATTATCGGATGTACATATAGGTTCTATTAGGAATTCAGGATTTATTAAACGGATTGTTGGCAGAATAAAGGATATTAATCCTGATGCTGTTTTAATCACAGGGGACATGGCTGATGGGAGCGCTCCTATAACTGAACATACTTTTCTACCACTAAAAGAATTGGAAATGCCAATTTTTTTTGTTTCAGGCAACCATGATACTTATGCTGGTTTAGAAAATGTTTCAAATGCTTTACAATCTGCAGGGGTACATATTCTGGATAATGATTTTGTAGAATTTAGGGGTGTTCAACTGGTGGGAATATGTTACTGTATGCAAAGAAACATGTTAGGTCCACTCTTAAAGCAAATAAACTTTGATAAGAAAAAACCTAGTATTTTGATGCATCATTTGCCATCTGAATGGGACAAAGCCCGAGAAGAGGGTATTAATCTACAATTATCTGGCCATACTCATAATGGACAATTTTATCCTTTTAATCTACTTGTTAAAATCATGTTCCCTTATCTTGGGGGCTTGTATAAAAAAGATGATGATTATATTTATGTTTCCTCTGGAACTGGAACATGGGGGCCGCCTATGAGATTGGGATCTCACAATGAGATTACTATAATTAATTTAGTTAGAGATGAGTCTTAA
- a CDS encoding DUF134 domain-containing protein: MARPRNFRRIFREPEIKCFKPHSDSNNDFELIKITLDEFEALRLNDYQNIKQKKAAEIMGISQPTFHRIIISARFKVSKALVEGKIITIKGGDYITDKKRYKCNDCGFEWFSPNKEYEKCPDCDSLNIILVSEEEGTENITVPGSGRRRGYGGRVRGAGAPRVCKCTQCGYEVPKTPGIPCRNEKCPQCGGILCGAD; encoded by the coding sequence ATGGCAAGGCCGAGAAATTTTCGAAGAATTTTCAGAGAACCTGAGATCAAATGCTTCAAACCACACTCAGATTCTAATAATGATTTTGAATTAATAAAAATTACTTTAGATGAATTTGAAGCATTAAGACTCAATGATTATCAAAACATCAAACAAAAAAAAGCTGCTGAAATAATGGGTATTTCCCAACCTACATTTCATAGAATAATCATTTCAGCGCGATTTAAAGTTTCAAAGGCTTTGGTAGAAGGTAAGATAATTACTATAAAAGGAGGAGATTACATCACAGATAAAAAAAGATATAAATGTAATGATTGTGGATTTGAATGGTTTAGTCCTAACAAGGAATATGAAAAATGCCCTGATTGTGATTCTTTGAACATAATTTTAGTTTCAGAGGAAGAAGGAACAGAAAATATAACTGTGCCTGGATCTGGAAGAAGAAGAGGTTATGGTGGAAGAGTGAGGGGTGCAGGTGCTCCTAGAGTATGTAAATGTACTCAATGTGGTTATGAAGTTCCTAAAACTCCTGGAATTCCTTGTAGGAATGAAAAATGCCCTCAATGTGGTGGAATTCTATGTGGTGCTGACTAA
- a CDS encoding NifB/NifX family molybdenum-iron cluster-binding protein has translation MEKNGLTSNISLHFGKTPYFALLNEENGQIKDIQFIESRGKHGGGSLTPAEIILNSDADILICGNLGLKAVNMLQQHNIQVFSGANGNVQEIFEQWKNGNLSLAGSDSCTEKQECH, from the coding sequence ATGGAAAAAAATGGATTAACTTCAAATATTTCACTACATTTTGGGAAAACTCCCTATTTTGCTTTATTAAATGAAGAAAATGGACAAATAAAAGATATTCAATTCATTGAAAGTAGAGGAAAACATGGGGGTGGTTCACTCACACCCGCAGAGATAATATTAAATTCTGACGCAGATATTTTAATTTGCGGAAATTTAGGTTTAAAAGCCGTTAATATGCTCCAACAACACAATATTCAAGTATTTTCAGGAGCAAACGGTAATGTTCAGGAAATATTTGAACAATGGAAAAATGGTAATTTATCTTTAGCGGGCAGCGATTCCTGCACTGAAAAACAGGAATGTCATTAA
- a CDS encoding Mrp/NBP35 family ATP-binding protein, which yields MKQENSVNNQKLAVMEQDIKIARSMSLVTYKIAVMSGKGGVGKSTVTVNLAESFVKKGYKTGILDADLHGPNVPKMLGIHKTELMVDENGMVPVETANGIKVMSTEFLLPHENSPIIWRGPKKTGAIRQFLSDVNWENLDVLLIDNPPGTGDEPLTILQSIPSLDGMVIVTTPQSVSLEDVEKCINMAKKLNIRIFGVIENMSGFICPHCNEEIFIFGRGGGEEISKKFDIPFLGFLPLDINTYQASEEGLSIIDKDPGSEISKRILDMVTKVEENLKNKRG from the coding sequence ATGAAGCAAGAAAATTCTGTAAATAATCAAAAATTGGCTGTTATGGAACAAGACATTAAAATAGCTAGATCAATGAGTTTAGTAACGTATAAAATAGCTGTAATGAGTGGTAAAGGGGGTGTAGGTAAATCTACAGTAACTGTCAACCTGGCTGAATCATTTGTTAAGAAAGGATACAAAACAGGAATTCTAGACGCTGATTTGCACGGTCCTAATGTTCCTAAAATGTTGGGAATTCATAAAACTGAATTAATGGTAGATGAAAATGGGATGGTGCCTGTCGAAACTGCTAATGGGATAAAAGTTATGTCAACGGAATTTTTACTACCTCACGAAAATTCACCTATAATTTGGAGAGGTCCTAAAAAAACAGGGGCCATACGTCAGTTTCTCTCAGATGTCAACTGGGAAAATTTGGATGTTTTATTAATTGATAATCCACCGGGAACTGGTGATGAACCATTAACTATTCTTCAATCTATTCCCTCCCTTGATGGAATGGTTATTGTAACCACTCCTCAATCAGTATCTCTGGAAGATGTTGAAAAATGCATAAACATGGCTAAAAAATTGAATATACGGATTTTTGGAGTTATAGAAAATATGTCTGGATTTATATGTCCTCACTGTAATGAGGAGATATTTATATTTGGTCGAGGCGGAGGGGAAGAAATTTCAAAGAAATTTGATATACCATTTTTAGGATTCTTGCCATTAGATATAAATACTTACCAAGCATCAGAAGAGGGTCTTTCTATAATTGACAAAGACCCTGGGTCTGAAATTTCAAAAAGAATACTGGATATGGTAACAAAAGTAGAAGAGAATTTAAAAAATAAAAGGGGATGA
- a CDS encoding NifB/NifX family molybdenum-iron cluster-binding protein — protein sequence MKIAVASRGESIDSPASPIFGRCAYFIIADIENGKITNVESLINSAVAESGGAGIKAAQTVANKNIKVLISGSVGPNAYDLLKQVGTKIYQIKEGSVQENINFLMDDKLEELPVTAIAGGHAGRGRGRS from the coding sequence ATGAAAATTGCAGTAGCATCCAGAGGAGAGAGTATAGATTCTCCTGCAAGTCCAATATTTGGAAGATGTGCCTATTTTATAATTGCAGATATTGAAAATGGTAAGATTACAAATGTAGAATCATTAATAAATTCTGCAGTAGCCGAATCCGGCGGTGCAGGTATCAAAGCAGCGCAAACGGTGGCTAATAAAAACATAAAAGTTTTAATTTCAGGATCTGTTGGACCTAATGCATATGATTTACTTAAACAGGTCGGTACAAAAATTTATCAAATTAAAGAGGGGAGTGTTCAGGAAAATATCAACTTTTTAATGGATGATAAATTAGAAGAATTGCCCGTCACAGCCATAGCTGGAGGACATGCGGGTAGAGGTAGGGGAAGAAGTTAA
- a CDS encoding P-loop NTPase, which translates to MKIAITGGKGGTGKSTIATSLSIELAKKFKVVLVDVDVECPDDHIILSIKRNKVKDVETLLPLFDLRYCKKCGKCSQLCKENAIFFVKGKYPILISQQCNGCGACLFICPENTIKKDKQIVGSISQGSIEFDADNFFKSDFFNKNSSESFKKELARNIQENFLLISGEVEVGCEATAAVVNATRKYCEQSDQYDFLIIDTPAGTHCNVISGLMGIDMAIAVSEPTPLGAHDLELIIKLLKKINEQECEDLDNCPDGKLISQTKIIINRSDIGNQDLIQKISDNHDIDIIEKIPYDKSFLKKYFAGMPISNQKIMNVANFVRSFNG; encoded by the coding sequence ATGAAGATAGCTATTACTGGTGGTAAAGGAGGCACGGGCAAATCAACTATAGCCACATCCCTTTCAATTGAATTGGCAAAAAAATTCAAAGTTGTATTGGTTGATGTGGATGTAGAATGTCCTGATGATCACATAATCCTTTCCATTAAACGTAATAAAGTTAAAGATGTTGAAACATTACTTCCTTTATTTGATCTCAGATATTGTAAAAAGTGCGGTAAATGTTCACAATTATGTAAAGAAAATGCTATTTTCTTTGTTAAAGGAAAATATCCTATTTTAATTTCTCAACAATGTAACGGATGTGGTGCATGCCTCTTTATTTGTCCTGAAAATACAATAAAAAAGGACAAGCAAATAGTGGGAAGTATCAGTCAGGGTAGCATTGAATTTGACGCAGATAATTTTTTCAAATCTGATTTTTTCAATAAAAATTCTTCTGAATCTTTTAAAAAAGAATTAGCCCGAAATATTCAAGAAAATTTCCTTTTGATATCTGGGGAAGTGGAAGTTGGTTGTGAAGCCACAGCAGCAGTGGTTAATGCCACACGTAAATATTGTGAACAATCAGATCAGTATGATTTTTTGATTATTGATACTCCTGCGGGAACTCATTGTAATGTTATTTCTGGGTTAATGGGTATTGACATGGCTATTGCAGTTTCAGAACCCACTCCATTAGGTGCTCATGATCTGGAATTAATAATAAAGCTCCTAAAAAAGATTAATGAACAAGAATGCGAAGATTTGGACAATTGTCCTGATGGAAAATTAATATCTCAAACAAAAATTATTATAAATCGATCGGATATTGGCAATCAAGATTTAATTCAAAAAATCAGTGATAATCATGATATAGATATTATAGAAAAAATACCCTATGACAAATCATTTTTAAAAAAATATTTTGCAGGCATGCCTATCTCAAATCAAAAAATTATGAATGTAGCCAATTTTGTGAGGTCTTTTAATGGGTAA
- a CDS encoding ATP-binding protein yields the protein MGNLKTIVILSGKGGVGKSTLTASLSAMLSKNRKIMVADCDVDAPNLAMVLGLEDQQFNDWSYIKTSEKAHMVKETCKGRKKCVKACNFSAVKWDSKKSLPKFNELLCTGCGACIVVCPDNVIELKEIENGKIGSALTPYGFPIVTGQLNIGESGSGKVVDSVKDKAQKLSETTPSDLLIIDAAAGLGCPVIASVKGTDFVLIVTEPTPVAFSDLKRALGVVKYFNIDHGLVINRWDINEDFTRKIEKFARSNDIPLLGKIQYDKRFVDALVNLKPAVIYEDEFKKIFSNIIDKLDDSTDILDLKNQN from the coding sequence ATGGGTAACTTAAAAACCATAGTAATCTTATCGGGTAAGGGTGGTGTTGGAAAAAGCACATTAACTGCTTCATTATCAGCAATGCTTAGTAAAAATCGTAAAATCATGGTAGCAGACTGTGATGTCGATGCACCTAATTTAGCTATGGTTTTGGGATTGGAAGATCAACAATTTAATGACTGGAGCTATATTAAAACAAGTGAAAAGGCACATATGGTTAAAGAAACATGTAAAGGAAGAAAAAAATGTGTAAAGGCTTGCAATTTTTCTGCAGTTAAATGGGATAGTAAAAAATCTCTACCAAAATTCAATGAGTTATTATGTACTGGGTGTGGGGCTTGTATTGTGGTCTGTCCAGATAATGTAATTGAGTTAAAAGAAATTGAAAATGGAAAGATAGGTTCTGCTCTAACTCCTTATGGATTTCCCATTGTAACTGGTCAATTAAATATTGGGGAATCTGGATCAGGAAAAGTAGTGGATTCTGTAAAAGATAAGGCCCAAAAACTTTCAGAAACCACCCCATCAGATCTTTTAATTATAGATGCTGCAGCGGGGTTAGGTTGTCCTGTAATTGCTTCAGTTAAAGGTACTGATTTTGTTTTAATAGTTACCGAACCTACGCCTGTAGCATTTTCAGATCTTAAAAGAGCTTTAGGGGTTGTTAAATATTTTAATATTGATCATGGCTTGGTAATTAATCGATGGGACATAAATGAAGATTTCACTAGAAAAATAGAAAAATTTGCTAGATCAAATGATATTCCTTTACTGGGAAAAATCCAGTATGATAAACGGTTTGTGGATGCATTGGTGAATTTAAAACCAGCAGTAATCTATGAAGACGAATTTAAAAAGATATTCTCAAATATTATAGATAAACTTGATGATTCAACGGATATTTTAGATTTAAAAAACCAAAATTGA